The following are encoded in a window of Paenibacillus polymyxa genomic DNA:
- a CDS encoding accessory gene regulator ArgB-like protein, translating into MITIKSLDTIALNIATHIKTVVPDHPSSIDVLKHGISVAINTVSIILLTIGISFFTDRMQETLLAMISFSVLRQIVGGIHLKSNIMCIVVSTVLLTALSFASFNYNWIVITSIISIVLILVYAPSRIEGKTRISKQYYPLLKFTGVAIVALNLWLGYSVVAASFFVQSLTLIEGGVKNEENQTK; encoded by the coding sequence GTGATTACTATAAAAAGTCTTGACACTATCGCTCTTAATATTGCAACTCACATCAAAACAGTTGTCCCTGATCATCCTTCATCTATAGATGTTCTAAAACACGGGATATCCGTTGCGATCAATACAGTTTCAATTATTTTACTGACTATCGGTATCTCGTTTTTTACGGACAGGATGCAGGAAACTTTGTTAGCGATGATATCTTTTTCAGTGTTGCGTCAAATTGTAGGAGGGATACATTTAAAGAGCAATATAATGTGTATTGTTGTATCTACAGTTCTACTTACTGCTTTATCTTTCGCAAGTTTTAATTACAATTGGATCGTTATTACGTCGATAATAAGTATTGTACTTATCTTGGTTTACGCGCCATCGCGGATAGAGGGGAAGACACGTATATCAAAGCAGTACTATCCGTTGCTAAAGTTTACGGGAGTTGCAATTGTTGCTCTAAATCTGTGGTTGGGTTATTCGGTAGTAGCTGCTAGTTTTTTTGTTCAGAGTTTAACACTAATAGAAGGAGGTGTGAAAAATGAAGAAAACCAAACCAAGTAA
- a CDS encoding helix-turn-helix domain-containing protein → MKISRGRCRLKELLEERRIKQIDLARRTGYSRHLISNWANNQDKMSADVMINVAYALDCRIEDLYELIFE, encoded by the coding sequence TTGAAAATCTCCCGTGGGAGATGCCGACTTAAGGAGTTACTCGAAGAACGTCGTATAAAACAAATCGATCTTGCTAGGCGCACAGGCTACAGCAGACATTTGATATCCAATTGGGCCAACAATCAGGATAAAATGTCGGCTGATGTTATGATTAACGTAGCCTATGCTCTCGATTGTAGAATAGAAGACTTATACGAACTGATCTTTGAGTGA
- a CDS encoding cyclic lactone autoinducer peptide, which produces MKKTKPSKVKASMYYNVAAMLTTLAVASVSTASLSWIHSPEPPKELLK; this is translated from the coding sequence ATGAAGAAAACCAAACCAAGTAAAGTGAAGGCAAGTATGTATTACAATGTTGCTGCAATGTTGACAACACTTGCGGTTGCATCAGTGAGTACGGCAAGTCTGTCATGGATTCACAGTCCCGAACCACCAAAAGAATTGTTAAAGTAA
- a CDS encoding DUF6199 family natural product biosynthesis protein, whose product MGFMLIFIAIIFFSLGILSKRNPTWGWRANEAWKIKGDSEPSDAYIDDMKFRGSVSILFGFFFLTCGLLVIFL is encoded by the coding sequence ATGGGATTCATGCTTATTTTTATTGCGATTATTTTTTTCTCACTTGGTATTTTAAGTAAACGAAATCCCACTTGGGGATGGCGTGCAAACGAAGCCTGGAAGATCAAAGGGGACTCTGAACCAAGTGATGCTTACATTGATGACATGAAATTTAGAGGCTCTGTTTCGATACTCTTTGGGTTCTTCTTTTTAACATGTGGACTTTTAGTTATATTCCTGTAA
- a CDS encoding LytTR family transcriptional regulator DNA-binding domain-containing protein, translating to MLSLTVSADPGGIEKGENVQVDKVLFISKGRKRDQILVHTFDKTYYMVGTLRHWENFLNCNGFRFLNVDRSNTLNVEKVKIVNGIFKDAYFEDEITKTSKRCPIAYHRFDEVVEEMGFINSKIIFTGVATK from the coding sequence ATGCTAAGTTTAACCGTATCAGCAGATCCCGGAGGAATAGAAAAAGGCGAAAATGTTCAAGTGGACAAAGTTCTTTTCATTTCTAAGGGGAGAAAGCGAGATCAGATACTGGTTCACACATTTGATAAAACATACTATATGGTAGGTACCTTGAGACATTGGGAAAACTTTTTGAATTGTAACGGATTTCGCTTTTTGAATGTGGACAGAAGTAATACTCTTAATGTAGAAAAAGTGAAAATCGTTAATGGTATTTTCAAAGATGCTTACTTTGAAGATGAAATAACAAAAACATCAAAAAGGTGTCCAATCGCTTACCACCGATTTGACGAGGTTGTTGAAGAAATGGGCTTCATAAATTCAAAAATAATCTTCACAGGAGTTGCTACGAAATAG